One Deinococcus grandis DNA window includes the following coding sequences:
- a CDS encoding branched-chain amino acid ABC transporter permease gives MEFSQFVQSLLNGLAIGSVYAIFALGYTLVFSILGIINFAHGAVFTLGAYFTYTLVVGEFSNNGLLKGVALFPGGSPLSGNPLTFALATLLGAAGAGLIAVLIERLAFRPMRSRGADPLLALVSSLGVALVIVNLIQLLVGAEIYNFPSDAYGETPPALSFTLGGKIVIIRTVQVIIFAVSLVMLAVLGYVIGRTKIGKALRAVAENPTTASLLGISVDRFIVITFFLSGFVGGLAGTLVGTAFGVAGPYFGVTYGLKGLAVIVLGGLGSIPGAVLGGLVIGLAEAFVPAEYSAYKDAVAFALLFVILLVRPQGLLGRAAIQKV, from the coding sequence ATGGAGTTCAGTCAGTTCGTGCAGAGCCTGCTCAACGGCCTGGCGATCGGGAGCGTGTACGCGATCTTCGCGCTGGGGTACACGCTGGTGTTCTCGATCCTGGGCATCATCAATTTCGCGCACGGCGCGGTGTTCACGCTGGGCGCGTACTTCACGTACACGCTGGTCGTCGGGGAGTTCAGCAACAACGGCCTCCTGAAGGGCGTGGCGCTGTTCCCGGGCGGCTCGCCACTGTCAGGTAACCCCCTGACGTTCGCGCTGGCGACGCTGCTGGGCGCGGCAGGTGCGGGCCTGATCGCCGTGCTGATCGAGCGGCTGGCGTTCCGGCCGATGCGGTCGCGCGGCGCGGACCCGCTGCTGGCGCTGGTCAGTTCGCTGGGCGTGGCGCTGGTCATCGTGAACCTGATCCAGCTGCTGGTCGGCGCGGAGATCTACAACTTCCCGTCCGACGCGTACGGCGAGACGCCCCCGGCCCTGTCGTTCACGCTGGGCGGCAAGATCGTGATCATCCGGACCGTGCAGGTCATCATCTTCGCGGTCAGTCTGGTGATGCTGGCGGTGCTGGGGTACGTGATCGGCCGCACGAAGATCGGCAAGGCGCTGCGGGCCGTGGCGGAGAACCCCACGACCGCCAGCCTGCTGGGCATCAGCGTGGACCGCTTCATCGTGATCACGTTCTTCCTGTCGGGTTTCGTGGGCGGACTGGCGGGCACGCTGGTCGGCACGGCGTTCGGGGTGGCCGGACCGTACTTCGGCGTGACGTACGGCCTCAAGGGCCTCGCGGTGATCGTGCTGGGCGGCCTGGGCAGCATTCCGGGCGCGGTGCTGGGCGGCCTGGTGATCGGGCTGGCCGAGGCGTTCGTGCCCGCCGAGTACTCGGCGTACAAGGACGCCGTGGCGTTCGCGCTGCTGTTCGTGATCCTGCTCGTGCGGCCCCAGGGCCTGCTGGGCCGCGCGGCCATTCAGAAAGTCTAG
- a CDS encoding ABC transporter substrate-binding protein yields the protein MIRTRIPAVLGAALTLSLGLTHAQKVDTIVIGVAVAQTSNTALLGQEQVIGARFAEKFLNGRGGINGTPFKLALQDTGGDEAGAINAFQNLITKDRVVGIVGPTLSQQAFASDPIAERAKVPVLGPSNTAKGIPQIGDFIARVSAPVAVVAPNAVRQALKLDPKIKEVAVLYAQNDAFSTSETGTFQQTVKDQGLTLSTVQRFQTTDTDFTTQVQAVLNARVDLVIISGLAADGGNLVKQLRQLGYKGLIIGGNGLNTSNMFPVCQKLCDGVIIAQAYSPAQASAANQVFVKEYRAQYKKDPPQFAAQAYAGVQVMVEALKALDRKKKLSTYDLDDLRVALNKQILAGKYNTPLGTISFDKEGELIQKEFYVAQIRMKDAKNGSFVYLK from the coding sequence ATGATCAGGACCCGCATCCCTGCCGTGCTCGGCGCCGCCCTGACCCTCTCGCTGGGCCTGACCCACGCGCAGAAGGTCGACACCATCGTGATCGGCGTGGCCGTCGCGCAGACCAGCAACACCGCCCTGCTGGGCCAGGAACAGGTCATCGGCGCCCGCTTCGCCGAGAAGTTCCTCAACGGCCGCGGCGGCATCAACGGCACGCCCTTCAAACTGGCCCTGCAGGATACCGGCGGCGACGAGGCCGGGGCCATCAACGCCTTCCAGAACCTGATCACCAAGGACCGCGTGGTGGGCATCGTCGGCCCGACCCTGTCCCAGCAGGCCTTCGCGTCCGACCCCATCGCCGAGCGCGCCAAGGTGCCGGTCCTGGGCCCCAGCAACACCGCCAAGGGCATTCCGCAGATCGGGGATTTCATCGCCCGCGTGTCCGCCCCGGTCGCCGTGGTCGCCCCGAACGCCGTGCGTCAGGCGCTGAAACTCGACCCGAAAATCAAGGAGGTCGCCGTGCTGTACGCGCAGAACGACGCGTTCTCCACCAGCGAGACCGGCACCTTCCAGCAGACCGTGAAGGACCAGGGCCTCACCCTCTCCACCGTGCAGCGCTTCCAGACGACCGACACGGACTTCACCACGCAGGTCCAGGCCGTCCTGAACGCCAGGGTGGACCTCGTGATCATCTCCGGTCTCGCCGCGGACGGCGGGAACCTCGTCAAGCAGCTGCGCCAGCTGGGCTACAAGGGCCTGATCATCGGCGGGAACGGCCTGAACACCAGCAACATGTTCCCCGTCTGCCAGAAACTCTGTGATGGCGTGATCATCGCGCAGGCGTACAGCCCCGCGCAGGCCAGCGCCGCCAACCAGGTGTTCGTCAAGGAATACCGCGCGCAGTACAAGAAAGACCCGCCCCAGTTCGCCGCGCAGGCCTACGCCGGGGTGCAGGTCATGGTCGAGGCCCTCAAGGCCCTGGACCGCAAGAAGAAACTCAGCACCTACGACCTGGACGACCTGCGCGTCGCGCTGAACAAGCAGATCCTCGCCGGGAAGTACAACACGCCGCTGGGCACCATCTCCTTCGACAAGGAAGGCGAACTGATCCAGAAGGAGTTCTACGTCGCGCAGATCAGGATGAAGGACGCGAAGAACGGCTCGTTCGTGTACCTGAAGTAA
- a CDS encoding HAMP domain-containing protein, whose translation MTAAPHPTAPPAPRPLSLRTKAVLITALPILTLGVLIAAYLTAHNRAELSRISASVSYAVASLLGTTLDVTDLTQVSTQLRAAVAAPNVAFIDVQPAGDAPRAFISDEPQTDWLLRPQLDAALQAHPQETHFSWPDTRADAYRAAQDTLSPDAPQSVRDHLQAAQATLDATRGQPQTYEVTQLDVYDTPGGTRALRLPGQAAPPGERLFRLTIGVTLTDLTGALQRQLLTLLLACAITAATAALLAWLAARRVVTLLLAITHAAQQASLGQLRDPIHIPRRGRPDELSDLIGAIERLRVSLHLALTRLRPGGRP comes from the coding sequence ATGACCGCCGCGCCCCACCCCACCGCCCCACCCGCCCCCCGCCCCCTGAGCCTGCGCACCAAGGCCGTCCTGATCACCGCGCTGCCCATCCTGACGCTCGGCGTCCTGATCGCCGCGTACCTGACCGCGCACAACCGCGCCGAACTGAGCCGCATCTCCGCCAGCGTCAGCTACGCCGTCGCCAGCCTGCTCGGCACCACCCTGGACGTCACCGACCTCACGCAGGTCAGCACCCAGCTGCGCGCCGCCGTCGCCGCGCCGAACGTGGCGTTCATCGACGTGCAACCCGCCGGTGACGCCCCCCGCGCGTTCATCAGCGACGAACCGCAGACCGACTGGCTGCTGCGCCCCCAGCTCGACGCCGCCCTGCAGGCCCACCCCCAGGAAACCCACTTCAGCTGGCCCGACACCCGCGCCGACGCCTACCGCGCCGCCCAGGACACCCTCAGCCCAGACGCCCCCCAGAGCGTCCGCGATCACCTCCAGGCCGCGCAGGCCACCCTGGACGCCACGCGCGGCCAGCCCCAGACGTACGAGGTCACGCAACTCGACGTGTACGACACGCCCGGCGGCACCCGCGCCCTGCGCCTCCCCGGACAGGCCGCCCCGCCCGGCGAGCGCCTGTTCCGCCTGACCATCGGCGTCACCCTGACCGACCTGACCGGCGCCCTCCAGCGCCAGCTGCTCACGCTGCTGCTCGCCTGCGCGATCACCGCCGCCACCGCCGCGCTGCTCGCGTGGCTTGCCGCGCGGCGCGTCGTCACCCTCCTGCTGGCCATCACGCACGCCGCCCAGCAGGCCAGCCTCGGGCAACTGCGCGACCCCATCCACATCCCCCGGCGGGGCCGACCCGACGAACTCAGCGACCTGATCGGCGCCATCGAACGCCTGCGCGTCAGCCTGCACCTCGCCCTGACCCGCCTGCGCCCCGGCGGCCGCCCATGA
- a CDS encoding FadR/GntR family transcriptional regulator, with amino-acid sequence MTGPDPGFAADPLEKRSLGEHIAAHLQELLLDGRLKPGDTLPSQRDLAQRYGTSVAAVREAISILSASGVLDARPGRGTIILPVTQQAPSINLWLGAVHDEHEARAFLDTRQALEHYTIAQAARHATPEQHTDLLEHLHRMRDAQGEPEAFIQADLALHMAIAHAAGNPVVLRLLRAIHMPLANLLRAISTDLMLAGRFPHLYTTHEQIIHGIIRRDPHAATAAFDHMLDQTTEGGTLERALGHPERPDPPLGPDFLEDLHWNLTRLIGPMADVLIPEAASELGLDPDALTRTHLTRYLGNLARQLPDGKQAEWTALSSLLEKRYG; translated from the coding sequence ATGACCGGCCCCGACCCCGGCTTCGCCGCCGACCCCCTGGAAAAACGCTCCCTGGGCGAACACATCGCCGCGCACCTGCAGGAACTCCTCCTCGACGGCCGCCTGAAACCCGGCGACACCCTGCCCAGCCAGCGCGACCTCGCCCAGCGTTACGGCACGAGCGTCGCCGCCGTCCGCGAGGCCATCAGCATCCTCTCCGCCAGCGGCGTCCTCGACGCCCGACCCGGACGCGGCACCATCATCCTCCCCGTCACGCAGCAGGCACCCAGCATCAACCTCTGGCTCGGCGCCGTCCACGACGAACACGAAGCCCGCGCGTTCCTCGACACCCGCCAGGCGCTCGAACACTACACGATTGCCCAGGCCGCCCGGCACGCCACCCCCGAACAGCACACCGACCTCCTGGAGCACCTGCACCGCATGCGCGACGCGCAGGGCGAACCCGAAGCGTTCATCCAGGCCGACCTCGCCCTGCACATGGCCATCGCCCACGCCGCCGGAAACCCCGTCGTCCTGCGCCTCCTGCGCGCCATCCACATGCCGCTGGCCAACCTGCTGCGCGCCATCAGCACCGACCTGATGCTTGCCGGACGCTTCCCGCACCTGTACACCACCCACGAACAGATCATCCACGGCATCATCCGCCGCGACCCCCACGCCGCCACCGCCGCCTTCGACCACATGCTCGACCAGACCACCGAAGGCGGCACCCTGGAACGCGCCCTCGGCCACCCCGAACGGCCCGACCCCCCCCTCGGCCCGGACTTCCTCGAGGACCTCCACTGGAACCTCACCCGCCTCATCGGCCCCATGGCCGACGTCCTCATCCCCGAAGCCGCCAGCGAACTCGGCCTCGACCCCGACGCGCTCACCCGCACCCACCTCACCCGCTACCTCGGCAACCTCGCCCGGCAACTCCCCGACGGTAAACAGGCCGAATGGACCGCCCTCAGCAGCCTGCTGGAAAAGAGATACGGGTAA
- a CDS encoding helix-hairpin-helix domain-containing protein yields MEVTKKSLVGALKTTADLLDLLGVGDDGFRAQAFRSAARSLEGVQDEVDALVARGFAGVPKVGKAIALDLVGFVESGVFGPLEDAASLIPAGVLSLFRVRGLGPKKIRALWDAGIDSLEGLREACRDGRVAALKGFGAKSAASFLAAVEFALSAQERQHLSTATEVAEGLCRVLDGLEARVAGDVRRGLDTVRVARVTVTAEPEVVTARLAGVVEGLERVGKKPLFAGRVDGVPVEVAYAPTPGVRGALDLMMGGSTAYREALRAEAAARGFDLSGHGLKRGGEVLDTPTEADVMQALDLPLRPAEYREPEHDGVWEALPHPDALVTVADLRGMLHTHSTWSDGAASIADMAAATVRLGHEFLGTGDHSRAAHYANGLSIERLRAQLKEIRELQSAGVPLVAGAEVDILEDGSLDYPDDILAELDYVVASVHSLFTLPAERQTERLVQAARHPLVTILGHPTGCLLLRRPGYALDLDAVMVACAERGTVVEINANAYRLDLDWRVALAWRDRVRFAINTDAHVPAGLADARYGVMVARKAGLTPTHVINTLDRDAFLAFVRQQRAGR; encoded by the coding sequence ATGGAAGTCACGAAGAAGTCCCTGGTGGGCGCGCTGAAGACGACGGCGGATCTGCTGGATCTGCTGGGGGTGGGGGATGATGGGTTCCGGGCGCAGGCGTTCCGGAGTGCGGCACGGAGTCTGGAGGGCGTGCAGGATGAGGTGGACGCGCTGGTGGCGCGTGGGTTCGCGGGCGTGCCGAAGGTGGGGAAGGCGATTGCGCTGGATCTGGTGGGGTTCGTGGAGTCGGGGGTGTTCGGGCCGCTGGAGGACGCCGCGAGTCTGATTCCGGCGGGCGTGCTGAGCCTGTTCCGGGTGCGGGGGCTGGGGCCGAAGAAGATCCGGGCGTTGTGGGACGCGGGGATCGATTCGCTGGAGGGCCTGCGGGAGGCGTGCCGGGACGGGCGGGTGGCGGCCCTGAAGGGCTTCGGGGCGAAGAGTGCGGCGTCGTTCCTGGCGGCGGTGGAGTTCGCCCTGAGCGCGCAGGAGCGGCAGCACCTGAGTACGGCCACCGAGGTCGCGGAGGGGTTATGCAGGGTGCTGGATGGGCTGGAGGCGCGCGTGGCGGGGGATGTGCGCCGGGGCCTGGACACGGTGCGGGTGGCGCGCGTGACCGTGACCGCCGAGCCCGAGGTCGTGACGGCGCGGCTGGCGGGCGTGGTGGAGGGCCTGGAACGCGTCGGGAAGAAACCTCTGTTCGCCGGGCGCGTGGACGGCGTGCCGGTCGAGGTGGCGTACGCGCCCACGCCGGGCGTCCGGGGCGCGCTGGACCTGATGATGGGGGGCAGCACGGCGTATCGCGAGGCGTTGCGTGCCGAGGCGGCGGCGCGGGGCTTCGACCTGAGCGGGCACGGCCTGAAGCGCGGCGGTGAGGTGCTGGACACGCCCACCGAGGCGGACGTGATGCAGGCGCTGGACCTGCCCCTGCGGCCCGCCGAGTACCGCGAGCCCGAGCATGACGGCGTGTGGGAGGCCCTCCCCCACCCGGATGCGCTGGTGACGGTCGCGGACCTGCGCGGCATGCTGCACACGCACTCGACGTGGTCGGACGGCGCGGCCAGCATTGCCGACATGGCCGCCGCGACGGTGCGGCTGGGCCACGAATTCCTGGGGACAGGGGATCACTCGCGCGCCGCGCACTACGCGAACGGCCTGAGCATCGAACGCCTGCGGGCGCAACTGAAGGAAATCCGCGAGTTGCAATCGGCGGGCGTGCCCCTCGTGGCGGGCGCCGAGGTGGACATCCTCGAGGACGGCAGCCTCGACTACCCGGACGACATCCTCGCGGAACTGGATTACGTGGTCGCCAGCGTCCACAGCCTCTTCACGCTGCCCGCCGAACGGCAGACCGAGCGGCTGGTGCAGGCCGCCCGGCACCCCCTCGTGACGATCCTGGGGCACCCCACGGGCTGCCTGCTGCTGCGCCGCCCCGGCTACGCGCTGGACCTGGACGCCGTGATGGTCGCCTGCGCCGAGCGGGGTACCGTCGTCGAGATCAACGCGAACGCGTACCGCCTGGACCTCGACTGGCGCGTGGCGCTGGCGTGGCGGGACCGCGTGCGGTTCGCCATCAACACGGACGCGCACGTCCCCGCCGGACTCGCCGACGCCCGCTACGGCGTCATGGTCGCCCGCAAGGCTGGCCTGACCCCCACCCACGTCATCAACACCCTGGACCGCGACGCATTCCTGGCCTTCGTGCGTCAGCAGCGGGCGGGGCGGTAG